One part of the Nocardioides zeae genome encodes these proteins:
- the topA gene encoding type I DNA topoisomerase, protein MAHKLVIVESPTKARKIAGYLGKDYVVESSIGHIRDLPNNAADTPAKIKDKPWGRLAVDVDNGFQPYYVVPRDKKAHISKLKGLMKDADELFLATDGDREGEAIAWHLLDELKPKNIPVKRMVFHEITEQAILEAAQNPRELAMDLVEAQETRRILDRLYGYEVSPVLWRKVMSGLSAGRVQSVATRLVVDREAERMRFRVASYWDLEGTFDAGSKHEQRMFPAKVHSVDGARVARGSDFGPDGQLKQAAAGKVVHLDRPRAEALVSALGETTFDVRSVESKPYKRSPYAPFRTTTLQQEASRKLGMSASVTMSVAQRLYENGFITYMRTDSTTLSDSAVQAARAQVRELYGAEYLPDSPRVYASKVKNAQEAHEAIRPAGESFRTPAQTGLTGEQFRLYELIWMRTVASQMRDAVGQTVSIRVGGAAATGEDVVFSASGRVITFHGFLKAYVEGTDHGAASDDSETRLPQLTEGDAVSAASLAAAGHETKPPARYTEATLIKELEDREIGRPSTYASIIGTILNRGYVYKKGTALVPAWLAFSVVRLLTEHFPRQIDYEFTAQMEDVLDEIAAGRSDRNTELAEFYFGAGDVDGLKTLVNELGDIDAKELATFPVPFGGTEDGADSGIHLRVGKYGPYLEGPGDDGTPLAKRANVPDDLPPDELTLEKAQELLANPAGEERELGRHPETGLVVVAKNGRYGPFVTELLPEDAPKSAKPRTGSLLSSMALDTIGIDDAVKLLSLPRVVGTDAEGVEITAQNGRYGPYLKKGTDSRSLTSEDQIFDITLDEALAIYAQPKQRGRAAAAPPLKELGNDPVSGQPIVVKAGRFGEYVTDGEYNATLRKDDSVEAVTLERAAELLAERRAKGPAKKAAKKGAKKAPAKKATAKKATAKKTAAKKTTAATKKAAAKKA, encoded by the coding sequence GTGGCACACAAGCTGGTGATCGTGGAGTCGCCGACGAAGGCGCGGAAGATCGCGGGCTACCTCGGCAAGGACTACGTCGTCGAGTCGTCGATCGGCCACATCCGCGACCTGCCCAACAACGCCGCCGACACCCCGGCCAAGATCAAGGACAAGCCGTGGGGCCGCCTCGCGGTGGACGTCGACAACGGCTTCCAGCCCTACTACGTGGTGCCCCGCGACAAGAAGGCGCACATCAGCAAGCTCAAGGGCCTGATGAAGGACGCCGACGAGCTCTTCCTCGCCACCGACGGTGACCGCGAGGGCGAGGCCATCGCGTGGCACCTGCTCGACGAGCTGAAGCCGAAGAACATCCCCGTCAAGCGCATGGTCTTCCACGAGATCACCGAGCAGGCGATCCTCGAGGCGGCGCAGAACCCGCGCGAGCTCGCGATGGACCTCGTCGAGGCGCAGGAGACCCGGCGCATCCTCGACCGCCTCTACGGCTACGAGGTGTCGCCCGTCCTCTGGCGCAAGGTGATGAGCGGACTGTCGGCCGGCCGCGTGCAGTCCGTGGCGACCCGTCTCGTGGTCGACCGCGAGGCCGAGCGGATGCGCTTCCGCGTGGCGTCCTACTGGGACCTCGAGGGCACCTTCGACGCCGGCTCCAAGCACGAGCAGCGGATGTTCCCGGCGAAGGTGCACTCCGTCGACGGGGCGCGCGTGGCGCGCGGCTCCGACTTCGGCCCCGACGGCCAGCTCAAGCAGGCCGCGGCGGGCAAGGTCGTGCACCTCGACCGCCCTCGCGCCGAGGCCCTCGTGAGCGCGCTCGGGGAGACGACGTTCGACGTCCGCTCGGTGGAGTCGAAGCCCTACAAGCGCTCGCCGTACGCGCCGTTCCGCACGACGACGCTCCAGCAGGAGGCGTCGCGCAAGCTCGGCATGAGCGCGAGCGTCACGATGTCCGTGGCGCAGCGGCTCTACGAGAACGGCTTCATCACCTACATGCGCACCGACTCCACCACGCTGTCGGACAGCGCGGTGCAGGCGGCCCGCGCTCAGGTGCGGGAGCTGTACGGCGCGGAGTACCTGCCGGACTCGCCCCGCGTCTACGCGAGCAAGGTCAAGAACGCGCAGGAGGCCCACGAGGCGATCCGCCCGGCGGGCGAGTCGTTCCGCACCCCGGCGCAGACGGGGCTCACCGGGGAGCAGTTCCGGCTCTACGAGCTGATCTGGATGCGCACCGTCGCCTCCCAGATGCGCGATGCCGTCGGGCAGACGGTGTCGATCCGCGTGGGCGGTGCCGCCGCCACGGGGGAGGACGTCGTCTTCTCCGCCTCCGGCCGGGTCATCACGTTCCACGGCTTCCTCAAGGCGTACGTCGAGGGCACCGACCACGGTGCCGCGTCCGACGACTCGGAGACGCGCCTGCCCCAGCTCACCGAGGGCGACGCCGTCTCGGCGGCCAGCCTCGCGGCGGCGGGCCACGAGACGAAGCCGCCGGCCCGCTACACCGAGGCCACCCTCATCAAGGAGCTCGAGGACCGGGAGATCGGCCGCCCGTCGACGTACGCGTCGATCATCGGCACGATCCTCAACCGGGGATACGTCTACAAGAAGGGCACGGCACTGGTGCCGGCCTGGCTGGCGTTCTCCGTCGTGCGGCTGCTGACCGAGCACTTCCCGCGCCAGATCGACTACGAGTTCACGGCCCAGATGGAGGACGTGCTCGACGAGATCGCGGCGGGTCGCTCCGACCGCAACACCGAGCTGGCGGAGTTCTACTTCGGTGCCGGCGACGTCGACGGCCTCAAGACGCTGGTCAACGAGCTGGGCGACATCGACGCCAAGGAGCTCGCGACGTTCCCCGTGCCGTTCGGCGGCACCGAGGACGGCGCGGACTCGGGCATCCACCTGCGGGTGGGCAAGTACGGGCCCTACCTCGAGGGTCCCGGCGACGACGGCACGCCCCTGGCGAAGCGTGCCAACGTGCCCGACGACCTGCCGCCCGACGAGCTGACGCTGGAGAAGGCGCAGGAGCTGCTGGCCAACCCCGCGGGGGAGGAGCGCGAGCTGGGGCGCCACCCGGAGACGGGCCTGGTCGTCGTCGCGAAGAACGGACGCTACGGGCCGTTCGTCACCGAGCTGCTGCCCGAGGACGCGCCGAAGAGCGCGAAGCCGCGCACGGGCTCGCTGCTCAGCTCGATGGCGCTCGACACGATCGGCATCGACGACGCGGTCAAGCTGCTCAGCCTGCCGCGGGTGGTCGGCACCGACGCCGAGGGCGTCGAGATCACGGCGCAGAACGGCCGCTACGGGCCCTACCTCAAGAAGGGCACCGACTCGCGGTCCCTGACGAGCGAGGACCAGATCTTCGACATCACGCTCGACGAGGCGCTGGCGATCTACGCGCAGCCCAAGCAGCGGGGCCGCGCCGCGGCCGCGCCGCCGCTCAAGGAGCTGGGCAACGACCCCGTCTCCGGGCAGCCGATCGTGGTCAAGGCGGGCCGCTTCGGGGAGTACGTGACGGACGGCGAGTACAACGCCACCCTCCGCAAGGACGACTCCGTCGAGGCCGTCACGCTGGAGCGCGCGGCCGAGCTCCTCGCCGAGCGCCGCGCCAAGGGCCCTGCGAAGAAGGCGGCCAAGAAGGGCGCGAAGAAGGCGCCGGCCAAGAAGGCCACGGCGAAGAAGGCGACCGCCAAGAAGACCGCGGCCAAGAAGACGACCGCCGCGACGAAGAAGGCTGCGGCTAAGAAGGCGTGA
- a CDS encoding DUF7059 domain-containing protein encodes MTDSSTLPHRLRDALLAAGFTYDAVADLLGGTAHAALARNQTAPGLARTADGSPLATLTRLFLLQTAVTRAEAEAALPDLVDRLAVEGFLETSVGEVRARLDCRPYAAPDAAGDHDLWVASDLTPGLDGLPNRVSADHVLGISSASTSLAQLTLRDDVVSALDLGTGCGVQALHLATHAARVVATDVNARALRLARFNAALNDLTGIEVRDGSYFEPVRDEQFDLIATNPPFVISPGTGERLVYRDSGLPGDRVVEDIVRAAPRHLTPGGWCQVLANWVITQGTPWDERLAGWLGPTDEGIVSDAFVVQREVLDPAAYVELWLADEGATGTPEYLRRYDTWLSWFADQGIEGVGFGWINLRRRPDGAAGDATLRLEEWPYEVEQPIAGAIGAWGDAVDDLAGLDDEALLGARLRVRSDVRQESFGEPGAADPEAIVLRQQRGFRRGHAADTVTAGLVGASDGDLTVGQILDALGQLLDEDAAELRRTYVPVVRDLVADGFLEV; translated from the coding sequence GTGACCGACTCGTCGACGCTGCCCCACCGTCTCCGTGATGCCCTGCTGGCGGCGGGGTTCACGTACGACGCCGTCGCGGACCTCCTCGGGGGCACGGCGCACGCAGCCCTCGCCCGCAACCAGACCGCTCCCGGCCTCGCGCGCACGGCCGACGGCTCGCCGCTGGCGACGCTCACGCGCCTCTTCCTCCTGCAGACCGCCGTCACCCGTGCCGAGGCCGAGGCCGCGCTGCCCGACCTCGTCGACCGGCTCGCGGTGGAAGGCTTCCTCGAGACGTCCGTCGGCGAGGTGCGGGCCCGTCTCGACTGCCGCCCCTACGCGGCACCGGACGCCGCGGGCGACCACGACCTCTGGGTGGCCAGCGACCTCACGCCGGGGCTCGACGGCCTGCCGAACCGCGTGAGTGCCGACCATGTGCTGGGGATCAGCTCGGCCTCGACGTCGCTGGCGCAGCTGACCCTGCGCGACGACGTGGTGAGCGCCCTCGACCTCGGCACCGGGTGCGGCGTCCAGGCGCTGCACCTCGCCACCCACGCTGCCCGCGTGGTGGCGACCGACGTCAACGCGCGGGCGCTGCGCCTGGCGCGGTTCAACGCCGCGCTCAACGACCTCACGGGGATCGAGGTGCGGGACGGTTCCTACTTCGAGCCGGTGCGCGACGAGCAGTTCGACCTGATCGCCACGAACCCGCCGTTCGTCATCTCGCCCGGCACGGGCGAGCGTCTCGTCTACCGCGACTCCGGCCTGCCCGGCGACCGGGTCGTCGAGGACATCGTGCGCGCCGCGCCACGCCACCTCACGCCGGGCGGGTGGTGCCAGGTGCTCGCCAACTGGGTGATCACGCAGGGCACCCCCTGGGACGAGCGGCTCGCCGGCTGGCTGGGACCGACCGACGAGGGCATCGTCAGCGACGCGTTCGTCGTGCAGCGCGAGGTGCTCGACCCCGCGGCGTACGTCGAGCTGTGGCTCGCCGACGAAGGGGCGACGGGCACGCCCGAGTACCTCCGCCGCTACGACACCTGGCTCTCGTGGTTCGCCGACCAGGGGATCGAGGGAGTGGGCTTCGGCTGGATCAACCTGCGCCGGCGGCCCGACGGCGCCGCGGGTGACGCGACGCTGCGCCTCGAGGAGTGGCCCTACGAGGTCGAGCAGCCCATCGCCGGTGCGATCGGCGCCTGGGGCGACGCGGTCGACGACCTCGCCGGTCTCGACGACGAGGCGCTCCTGGGCGCCCGCCTGCGGGTGCGCTCCGACGTGCGCCAGGAGTCGTTCGGCGAACCCGGCGCGGCCGACCCCGAGGCGATCGTGCTCCGCCAGCAGCGGGGCTTCCGTCGCGGCCACGCGGCGGACACCGTGACGGCGGGTCTCGTCGGCGCGAGCGACGGCGACCTCACCGTGGGGCAGATCCTCGACGCCCTCGGCCAGCTCCTCGACGAGGACGCGGCCGAGCTGCGCCGCACCTACGTGCCGGTCGTGCGCGACCTCGTGGCCGACGGGTTCCTCGAGGTCTGA
- a CDS encoding cold-shock protein — protein sequence MTLGTVKWFNAEKGFGFIAQEDGGDDVFVHYSAIQTQGYKSLDENQKVEFDVTQGPKGPQAENVRPV from the coding sequence ATGACTCTGGGCACCGTGAAGTGGTTCAACGCTGAGAAGGGCTTCGGCTTCATCGCGCAGGAGGACGGCGGCGACGACGTCTTCGTGCACTACTCGGCCATCCAGACGCAGGGCTACAAGTCCCTCGACGAGAACCAGAAGGTCGAGTTCGACGTCACGCAGGGCCCCAAGGGCCCGCAGGCGGAGAACGTCCGCCCCGTCTGA
- a CDS encoding TetR/AcrR family transcriptional regulator — MTSRDDIVTAALRHLNVHPTASTAEIAAAAGISRATLHRHFASRDDLLREIGLRSLEHWTGVQESTGMVAATSSRDAARLRACAEEMLRQLVVSADDFAFALVDEYLYALPEINARTEELFELEVAFWAAALDAGVLRPGLTPRWVAHASYGVLVACREALRHGDVARRDVPDLVLSTFLHGVSA; from the coding sequence ATGACCTCCCGCGACGACATCGTCACGGCCGCCCTGCGCCACCTCAACGTGCACCCCACCGCGTCGACGGCCGAGATCGCCGCAGCGGCGGGCATCAGCCGCGCCACGCTGCACCGTCACTTCGCGAGCCGCGACGACCTCCTGCGCGAGATCGGGCTGCGCTCGCTGGAGCACTGGACCGGGGTGCAGGAGTCGACCGGGATGGTGGCCGCGACGTCGTCGCGCGACGCGGCACGCCTGCGCGCCTGCGCCGAGGAGATGCTCCGACAGCTGGTGGTCAGTGCGGACGACTTCGCCTTCGCCCTCGTCGACGAGTACCTCTACGCGCTGCCGGAGATCAACGCCCGCACCGAGGAGCTGTTCGAGCTCGAGGTCGCGTTCTGGGCCGCAGCCCTCGACGCCGGCGTCCTCCGCCCCGGCCTCACGCCGCGATGGGTCGCGCACGCGTCGTACGGCGTGCTCGTCGCCTGTCGCGAGGCCCTGCGCCACGGCGACGTCGCGCGTCGCGATGTCCCCGACCTCGTCCTCTCCACCTTCCTGCACGGAGTCTCCGCATGA
- a CDS encoding MFS transporter, which produces MTTSIPTPRPATTRDPRRWAGLAVLSASLLVVVMDMTILNVALPALTADLRPTSVELLWIVDAYALVLAGLLVPASALADRFGRRRALVTGFTLFAVASLGALVATTPAHVIGVRVLLGVGGALIMPSTLSMIRALFSDPRERATALGVWGAMAALGGALGPVVGGLLLEHFSWHAAFLVNVPVMAVAIVAALVLLPESRSARPPRIDVAGVALSVVGMAGLVYAIKHLAKHGLDLQGGVTAVVATVALTLFVRRCLRTPEPMLEVRLFRGRAFSAGVLTALTTSVAMSALLLLGAQWLQLVEGFSPLEAGLALLPLAVGGLIGSPFAPAVAARIGARTVLAGGLAVAGTGFLVLGLAPGELHYPVLAVALLLVGIGMTSLAVASAVIMAGAPTSKAGSAAAIEESSYEIGAVLGIAVLGSMASAVYRFGLDGSAYGLDAASGDVARESLAGALEVAEQHGSAALVADATAAFTEGLTWTGLAGGLLLLLAALVVHRLTPRDLDLADAAH; this is translated from the coding sequence ATGACCACCTCGATCCCGACCCCCCGTCCCGCGACCACCCGGGACCCGCGCCGCTGGGCCGGGCTGGCGGTGCTCTCCGCCAGCCTGCTCGTCGTCGTCATGGACATGACGATCCTCAACGTCGCCCTGCCCGCGCTGACGGCCGACCTCCGCCCCACGTCGGTGGAGCTGCTGTGGATCGTCGACGCCTACGCGCTGGTGCTCGCCGGCCTCCTCGTGCCGGCCAGCGCCCTCGCGGACCGGTTCGGTCGGCGCCGCGCCCTCGTCACGGGCTTCACGCTGTTCGCCGTCGCGTCGCTCGGTGCGCTCGTCGCGACGACCCCCGCGCACGTCATCGGTGTGCGGGTGCTGCTCGGCGTCGGCGGCGCCCTCATCATGCCGTCGACGCTCTCCATGATCCGCGCCCTCTTCTCCGACCCCCGCGAACGGGCGACCGCGCTCGGCGTGTGGGGAGCGATGGCGGCGCTGGGCGGTGCCCTCGGTCCCGTCGTCGGCGGCCTGCTCCTCGAGCACTTCTCGTGGCACGCGGCCTTCCTCGTGAACGTCCCCGTCATGGCGGTCGCGATCGTGGCCGCCCTCGTCCTGCTCCCCGAGAGCCGTTCGGCACGTCCGCCCCGCATCGACGTCGCGGGCGTGGCGCTCTCCGTCGTCGGCATGGCGGGGCTCGTCTACGCGATCAAGCACCTCGCCAAGCACGGCCTCGACCTGCAGGGCGGCGTCACCGCGGTCGTGGCCACCGTCGCCCTCACGCTCTTCGTGCGGCGCTGCCTGCGCACGCCCGAGCCCATGCTCGAGGTGCGCCTGTTCCGTGGCCGGGCCTTCAGCGCCGGCGTGCTCACCGCCCTCACCACGAGCGTCGCGATGTCGGCGCTCCTGCTGCTCGGCGCGCAGTGGCTGCAGCTCGTCGAGGGCTTCTCACCGCTGGAGGCCGGCCTCGCCCTGCTGCCCCTCGCGGTCGGCGGGCTCATCGGCTCGCCGTTCGCCCCGGCGGTGGCGGCCCGGATCGGGGCCCGCACCGTGCTGGCCGGTGGGCTCGCGGTCGCCGGCACCGGCTTCCTCGTGCTGGGGCTGGCGCCCGGCGAGCTCCACTACCCCGTGCTCGCCGTCGCGCTGCTGCTCGTCGGCATCGGCATGACCTCGCTCGCCGTCGCCTCCGCGGTCATCATGGCGGGCGCGCCGACCAGCAAGGCCGGCAGCGCCGCGGCGATCGAGGAGAGCAGCTACGAGATCGGCGCCGTGCTCGGCATCGCCGTACTCGGTTCGATGGCCAGTGCGGTCTACCGGTTCGGGCTCGACGGATCGGCGTACGGTCTCGACGCCGCGAGCGGCGACGTGGCCCGCGAGTCCCTGGCCGGGGCGCTCGAGGTCGCGGAGCAGCACGGGAGCGCCGCGCTCGTCGCGGACGCCACCGCGGCGTTCACCGAGGGGCTCACCTGGACGGGCCTGGCCGGCGGCCTGTTGCTGCTGCTCGCCGCGCTCGTCGTGCACCGGCTCACGCCGCGCGACCTCGATCTCGCGGACGCCGCGCACTGA
- a CDS encoding MFS transporter, translating into MSSERVVGRWPWVFLVALVLLALNLRSPFVGVSAVTDELRSALDVGNGAVGLLTSLPVLCFALAAPVALALVRRYGAESAVLACLGLVLVGSLVRSSGSFAVAVLGTVVIGLGITIGNVVVPVLIRSRVAPERVGTVTGLYTAVMNVGSMIVLIGSGPLASASGWRAALLAPAVLSVVAALVWWRVVGTSRRAAPGPAEGATSGAADAPDVATAVPSGPVWRDPVAVLLVVAFAGQSTSFYSLTAWLPSILADEAGAGSAAGALASVFQVSAVVGALGVPLLALRLREPVAAGVVGLLWMAMPAQLLLAPSAYLVGSVLGGIAQGGGFALILTIVARRARSDRESAGMSTLVQSVGYAFAAVGPTLLGAVHDATGSWTAPLLVVLGTTALFLVSTVTASVSARRPRDRGRAA; encoded by the coding sequence GTGAGCTCGGAACGCGTCGTCGGTCGGTGGCCCTGGGTGTTCCTCGTGGCGCTCGTCCTGCTGGCGCTCAACCTGCGGTCGCCGTTCGTCGGCGTCTCGGCCGTGACCGACGAGCTGCGGTCGGCGCTCGACGTGGGCAACGGCGCCGTCGGCCTCCTCACGAGCCTGCCGGTGCTCTGCTTCGCGCTCGCCGCACCGGTCGCGCTCGCCCTGGTCCGCCGGTACGGCGCGGAGTCGGCGGTCCTCGCCTGCCTGGGCCTCGTGCTGGTGGGGTCCCTGGTGCGGTCGAGCGGATCCTTCGCGGTGGCGGTCCTCGGCACGGTCGTCATCGGGCTCGGCATCACCATCGGCAACGTCGTCGTGCCGGTGCTCATCCGGAGCCGCGTCGCGCCGGAGCGGGTGGGCACGGTGACGGGCCTCTACACGGCCGTCATGAACGTCGGCTCGATGATCGTGCTCATCGGCAGCGGCCCGCTCGCGTCCGCGTCCGGGTGGCGGGCGGCCCTCCTGGCGCCGGCGGTGCTGAGCGTGGTCGCCGCGCTGGTCTGGTGGCGCGTCGTGGGCACCTCGCGGCGCGCGGCGCCGGGTCCGGCGGAGGGGGCGACGTCGGGCGCGGCGGACGCGCCGGACGTGGCGACCGCGGTCCCGTCCGGCCCGGTCTGGCGCGACCCGGTGGCCGTGCTGCTCGTGGTGGCGTTCGCGGGGCAGTCCACGTCCTTCTACTCGCTGACGGCCTGGCTGCCCTCGATCCTGGCCGACGAGGCCGGAGCGGGCAGTGCCGCTGGTGCGTTGGCGTCCGTCTTCCAGGTCTCCGCCGTCGTCGGCGCGCTCGGCGTCCCGCTGCTGGCCCTGCGGCTGCGGGAGCCCGTCGCCGCGGGCGTCGTCGGCCTGCTCTGGATGGCGATGCCGGCCCAGCTGCTGCTCGCGCCCTCGGCGTACCTCGTCGGCAGCGTCCTCGGCGGCATCGCGCAGGGCGGTGGCTTCGCCCTGATCCTCACGATCGTCGCCCGCCGGGCGCGGTCCGACCGGGAGAGCGCGGGGATGTCGACCCTCGTGCAGAGCGTGGGCTACGCGTTCGCGGCCGTCGGACCGACGCTGCTGGGCGCGGTCCACGACGCGACCGGGTCGTGGACCGCGCCCCTGCTCGTGGTCCTCGGCACCACCGCCCTCTTCCTCGTGAGCACGGTGACCGCCTCGGTCAGTGCGCGGCGTCCGCGAGATCGAGGTCGCGCGGCGTGA
- a CDS encoding DUF6458 family protein: MGYGFGGFLVVVGLVLALAVRDSINEVDLVMVGWIMAAVGVVVLLLTAVTLNRGGRARSRTTVTDPNGVQQVRETRTDI; this comes from the coding sequence ATGGGATACGGATTCGGAGGGTTCCTGGTCGTCGTCGGCCTGGTGCTCGCCCTCGCAGTGCGCGACAGCATCAACGAGGTCGACCTCGTCATGGTCGGCTGGATCATGGCGGCGGTCGGCGTCGTCGTGCTGCTGCTCACGGCCGTCACCCTCAACCGTGGCGGTCGGGCGCGCTCGCGCACGACGGTCACCGACCCGAACGGCGTGCAGCAGGTCCGCGAGACCCGCACCGACATCTGA
- a CDS encoding RNA polymerase sigma factor produces MSTHGPQRSGASDDALLRAARLGDEEAFGLLADRHGPGMYRYALRLVSGSDADAKEVTQEALISAWKGIGTFAGRSSFRTWLFRLVHRRAADLNRHRRPTPIDDDLLSAMARPSEDNPLRHVERVELLRALQAALDELPWHQRAAWLLREIEGMSYDEIAVALDTTVGAVRGHLHRGRRTLAERMERWR; encoded by the coding sequence GTGAGCACCCACGGCCCGCAGCGAAGCGGGGCTTCCGACGACGCGCTGCTCCGGGCTGCGCGCCTGGGGGACGAGGAGGCGTTCGGCTTGCTCGCCGATCGGCACGGCCCCGGGATGTACCGCTACGCGCTGCGACTGGTGAGCGGCAGCGACGCCGACGCCAAGGAGGTCACGCAGGAGGCGCTGATCTCCGCGTGGAAGGGGATCGGGACGTTCGCCGGGCGGTCGAGCTTCCGCACCTGGCTGTTCCGACTGGTCCACCGCCGCGCCGCCGACCTCAACCGGCACCGTCGTCCGACCCCCATCGACGACGACCTGCTGTCGGCCATGGCGCGGCCCTCCGAGGACAACCCGTTGCGCCACGTCGAGCGCGTCGAGCTCCTCCGGGCGTTGCAGGCTGCGCTCGACGAACTACCGTGGCACCAGCGCGCCGCCTGGCTGCTCCGGGAGATCGAGGGCATGTCGTACGACGAGATCGCGGTGGCGCTGGACACGACGGTCGGAGCGGTACGCGGTCACCTGCACCGCGGCCGCCGCACGCTGGCGGAGAGGATGGAGCGGTGGCGCTAG
- a CDS encoding Asp23/Gls24 family envelope stress response protein, translating to MTEKQAPKAPSTTALEQRGTGTLASEDGRTSIADTVVAKIAGIATREISGVHDLGGGAARVVGALRERIPGSRTNLSQGVAVEVGERQAAVDLDIVAEYGVAIADLAAAVRRNVIASVERMTGLEVTEVNITVHDVYIEGSDEDTEPTAPRVE from the coding sequence ATGACCGAGAAGCAGGCCCCCAAGGCTCCCAGCACCACCGCCCTCGAGCAGCGCGGCACCGGCACCCTCGCCTCCGAGGACGGCCGCACGTCGATCGCCGACACCGTCGTCGCGAAGATCGCCGGCATCGCGACCCGCGAGATCAGCGGCGTCCACGACCTCGGTGGCGGCGCCGCCCGCGTCGTCGGCGCCCTCCGCGAGCGCATCCCCGGCTCGCGCACGAACCTGTCGCAGGGTGTCGCCGTGGAGGTGGGCGAGCGCCAGGCCGCCGTCGACCTCGACATCGTCGCCGAGTACGGCGTCGCGATCGCCGACCTCGCTGCCGCCGTGCGCCGCAACGTGATCGCGTCCGTCGAGCGCATGACCGGGCTCGAGGTCACCGAGGTCAACATCACGGTGCACGACGTCTACATCGAGGGCTCGGACGAGGACACCGAGCCCACCGCCCCGCGCGTCGAGTGA
- a CDS encoding DUF2273 domain-containing protein, with product MTTSSLGLVAGLLLTLAVTTGGFLGLLLAVVLGGGGYLLGGHVDGQFDLGAILRGRRD from the coding sequence ATGACCACCTCGAGCCTCGGCCTCGTCGCCGGCCTGCTGCTGACCCTCGCTGTCACCACCGGCGGCTTCCTCGGCCTGCTCCTCGCCGTCGTCCTCGGCGGCGGCGGCTACCTGCTCGGCGGCCACGTCGACGGGCAGTTCGACCTCGGCGCCATCCTGCGAGGACGTCGTGACTGA
- a CDS encoding DUF6286 domain-containing protein, with the protein MSTTGSLPTPVKAAPRSLPASSIVAVLVALALVALAVVAGHYLAARQGWISGQDSWLTPAVEALDGLTASVAVLVAAAVLGVVGLLLAVLSFAPARTSHVRSAARVDGAALDLWVSPAAVAAVARNAADRAPGVVAAETVRVSRRRIRIAVTTQRDAGPVREAATTAAREAVGSLSTARIDVVTKELPR; encoded by the coding sequence GTGAGCACGACAGGATCCCTGCCGACCCCGGTGAAGGCGGCGCCGCGCTCGCTGCCCGCGTCCAGCATCGTGGCGGTCCTCGTCGCACTGGCGCTGGTGGCCCTGGCCGTCGTCGCCGGCCACTACCTCGCCGCGCGCCAGGGCTGGATCTCCGGCCAGGACAGCTGGCTGACCCCGGCCGTGGAGGCGCTGGACGGACTGACGGCCAGCGTCGCCGTGCTCGTCGCGGCCGCCGTGCTCGGCGTGGTCGGCCTGCTGCTGGCCGTGCTGTCCTTCGCACCGGCCCGCACGTCCCACGTGCGCAGCGCCGCCCGGGTCGACGGCGCCGCCCTCGACCTCTGGGTGTCCCCCGCGGCCGTCGCCGCGGTGGCCCGCAACGCCGCCGATCGCGCCCCGGGCGTCGTCGCCGCCGAGACGGTGCGCGTGTCCCGACGCCGCATCCGCATCGCCGTCACGACCCAGCGGGACGCCGGCCCCGTCCGCGAGGCGGCCACCACGGCCGCCCGGGAGGCCGTCGGCTCCCTGTCCACCGCACGCATCGACGTCGTCACGAAGGAGCTGCCGCGATGA
- a CDS encoding CsbD family protein — protein sequence MGIADKAKNAAEDLKGKAKEVVGDVTGNDELKAEGKADQTKSSAKQAGENVKDAFKG from the coding sequence ATGGGTATCGCTGACAAGGCCAAGAACGCCGCCGAGGACCTCAAGGGCAAGGCCAAGGAGGTCGTCGGTGACGTCACCGGCAACGACGAGCTGAAGGCCGAGGGCAAGGCCGACCAGACCAAGTCGTCCGCCAAGCAGGCCGGCGAGAACGTCAAGGACGCCTTCAAGGGCTGA